A stretch of the Pan paniscus chromosome 2, NHGRI_mPanPan1-v2.0_pri, whole genome shotgun sequence genome encodes the following:
- the ACTRT3 gene encoding actin-related protein T3: MNHCQLPVVIDNGSGMIKAGVAGCREPQFIYPNIIGRAKGQSRAAQGGLELCVGDQAQDWRSSLFISYPLERGLITSWEDMEIMWKHIYDYNLKLKPCDGPVLITEPALNPLANRQQITEMFFEHLGVPAFYMSIQAVLALFAAGFTTGLVLNSGAGVTQSVPIFEGYCLPHGVQQLDLAGLDLTNYLMVLMKNHGIMLLSASDRKIVEDIKETFCYVAMNYEEEMAKKPDCLEKVYQLPDGKVIQLHDQLFSCPEALFSPCRMNLEAPGIDKICFSSIMKCDTGLRNSFFSNIILAGGSTSFPGLDKRLVKDIAKVAPANTAVQVIAPPERKVSVWMGGSILASLSAFQDMWITAAEFKEVGPNIVHQRCF; this comes from the exons ATGAACCACTGCCAGCTACCGGTGGTGATCGACAACGGCTCGGGAATGATCAAGGCGGGCGTGGCTGGGTGCCGGGAGCCCCAGTTTATCTACCCGAACATTATCGGCCGCGCCAAGGGCCAGAGCCGCGCGGCCCAGGGCGGGCTAGAACTCTGCGTGGGCGACCAAGCTCAGGACTGGAGGAGCTCGCTGTTCATCAG TTACCCACTGGAGCGTGGTCTCATTACTTCATGGGAGGACATGGAGATCATGTGGAAGCATATCTATGACTATAACCTAAAGCTGAAGCCGTGTGATGGCCCAGTCTTGATTACTGAGCCAGCGCTGAACCCACTGGCCAACCGGCAACAGATCACGGAAATGTTTTTTGAGCATCTGGGTGTTCCTGCCTTCTATATGTCCATCCAGGCTGTGCTGGCTCTCTTTGCTGCTGGCTTCACTACTGGCCTTGTGCTGAATTCAGGTGCTGGGGTTACCCAGAGTGTGCCCATCTTTGAGGGTTACTGTCTGCCTCATGGTGTGCAGCAACTGGATCTGGCAGGCCTTGACCTCACCAACTACCTCATGGTGCTAATGAAGAACCATGGTATCATGTTGCTCAGTGCTTCAGACAGAAAGATTGTTGAAGACATCAAGGAGACCTTTTGTTACGTGGCAATGAACTACGAAGAGGAAATGGCCAAGAAACCCGATTGTCTAGAGAAAGTTTACCAACTACCTGATGGGAAGGTCATCCAGCTCCATGACCAGCTCTTTTCTTGTCCAGAGGCCCTCTTCTCTCCGTGTCGTATGAACCTTGAGGCCCCTGGCATTGATAAGATATGCTTCAGCAGCATAATGAAATGTGATACAGGCCTGAGGAATTCCTTCTTTTCCAATATTATCCTTGCCGGGGGATCAACCTCTTTCCCTGGTTTAGACAAGCGGTTAGTTAAGGATATAGCAAAGGTGGCTCCTGCCAACACCGCTGTGCAAGTTATAGCTCCTCCAGAAAGGAAAGTATCAGTGTGGATGGGAGGTTCTATTCTTGCATCCTTGTCTGCCTTCCAGGACATGTGGATCACTGCTGCAGAATTTAAAGAAGTTGGACCTAACATAGTACACCAAAGATGCTTCTGA